In one window of Helianthus annuus cultivar XRQ/B chromosome 17, HanXRQr2.0-SUNRISE, whole genome shotgun sequence DNA:
- the LOC110922270 gene encoding auxin-responsive protein SAUR20: protein MAIRMPHIIQARQILKRSLSNGGSTPASMDIPKGYFAVYVGEQEKKRFLVPVSILSEPRFQELLHQSEQEFGYNHPMGGITIPCSEDVFTDLTSRFGVF, encoded by the coding sequence ATGGCCATCCGTATGCCtcatatcattcaagcaagacAAATTCTCAAACGATCCCTCTCTAATGGTGGCAGCACTCCCGCATCTATGGATATCCCCAAAGGCTATTTTGCCGTTTATGTTGGGGAACAAGAGAAGAAGCGGTTTCTAGTCCCCGTATCAATATTAAGCGAGCCTAGATTTCAAGAGTTACTGCATCAGTCAGAGCAAGAGTTTGGATACAACCATCCCATGGGCGGGATCACCATACCATGTAGTGAAGACGTATTCACCGATCTCACTTCTCGTTTTGGAGTATTTTGA